A genomic stretch from Marinobacter fonticola includes:
- a CDS encoding glycosyltransferase family 25 protein gives MIPAYLINLAKDDERLRSSTEQFAHLGLTPERIEAIDGRQLTGAEFKAFCHLRPRGGKKGWLPGQAGCLLSHRAAWRRIAGSNAEWAAVFEDDLRIADDLRDMLVSDTWIPNAVDLVRLEPSTNRVWLKDDTRFSRGSRDILRVGSTSWCAGAYLIHRETAKRLVALDPVHHQPADMLLFSFEDSVLAPTLAIFQCEPAPCIQDKFLNRSRPAWQSNIETGDAKSTLLRYMAQMKPSALRKRLERTRLKYRRTTYRRFS, from the coding sequence ATGATCCCTGCTTATTTGATCAATCTGGCGAAGGACGACGAACGACTCCGCTCGTCCACGGAGCAATTTGCGCACCTGGGACTCACGCCGGAGCGCATCGAGGCCATCGACGGGCGACAGCTCACCGGAGCTGAATTCAAAGCGTTTTGTCACCTTCGGCCCCGTGGTGGCAAAAAGGGATGGCTTCCAGGCCAGGCGGGGTGTTTGTTGAGCCATAGGGCGGCGTGGCGCCGGATTGCCGGGAGCAATGCGGAATGGGCGGCGGTTTTCGAGGATGACCTGCGTATTGCCGACGACCTCCGGGACATGCTCGTTTCAGATACCTGGATACCGAATGCGGTGGATCTTGTTCGCTTGGAGCCCTCGACAAACCGTGTATGGCTTAAAGACGACACCCGTTTTAGCCGGGGGTCGCGTGATATCCTGCGGGTGGGCTCCACGAGCTGGTGTGCCGGCGCCTACCTCATACACCGGGAAACAGCAAAGAGGCTGGTCGCGCTGGACCCGGTGCACCATCAGCCTGCGGACATGCTGCTGTTTTCCTTTGAAGATTCGGTCCTGGCGCCGACGCTCGCGATCTTTCAGTGTGAGCCGGCTCCCTGTATTCAGGACAAATTCTTGAACCGGTCGCGGCCCGCATGGCAGAGCAACATTGAAACCGGCGACGCCAAATCGACGTTGCTCCGCTACATGGCCCAGATGAAACCTTCGGCCTTGCGCAAGCGCCTGGAACGCACCCGGCTGAAATACCGGCGCACCACCTATCGGCGTTTCTCCTGA
- a CDS encoding lipopolysaccharide biosynthesis protein produces MDLKKRLSYSTAWMSLGATGTSVVSFIIFIIISRLLTPAEIGLVAFSLIFIDFGKLVAQGAIGKAIVQHSSWNDDFASTCFYLNLVFAVLLSLLFLAVGVPLVSTYYEPAAGPILQALTAIFLLEGIKTVYEGKLQREFAFRVIAIRTMVSSLVSGAVGVFLAVRGYGVWALVWQQLINNLLLMLITVIWARWRPRFRFSRTACRKIFQFASPILGAQVLGAASAKIFELFVGIFLGPAALGFFKVGGRAIYILQDIVLKPFEHTLLSALSRLPGPEEQARGTLRVIRISAYITFPIFFGAAAIAPDFIVFAFGSKWEASGNIMAIIALGIPPFVVGTQLKGILMAGGHSRVFFMVALGMLLANGVLGLVSVPMGLLMAACGFSLRNYISMVFYLRAFRRLYNVPALSVVKTVSPAFVASVIMCLCVFTMGGLFHEDAPGAIKLLALCTAGAGLYLVLMITVCRRETGHFFEEGMDILPHKMQPLAQAIQRFIRV; encoded by the coding sequence ATGGATTTGAAGAAAAGGTTGAGCTATAGCACCGCTTGGATGAGCCTTGGCGCGACAGGAACCAGCGTCGTCAGCTTCATCATTTTTATTATTATTTCACGGCTGCTGACGCCGGCGGAAATCGGTCTGGTAGCCTTTTCCCTCATTTTTATCGACTTCGGCAAATTGGTGGCCCAAGGGGCCATCGGCAAAGCTATCGTGCAGCACAGTAGCTGGAACGACGACTTCGCCTCGACCTGTTTCTATCTCAATCTGGTTTTCGCGGTATTGCTGTCCCTGTTGTTTCTCGCCGTGGGTGTGCCGCTGGTTTCAACCTATTACGAACCAGCCGCGGGTCCAATCCTGCAGGCTTTGACAGCCATTTTCCTGCTGGAAGGGATCAAGACGGTCTATGAGGGAAAGCTTCAGCGAGAATTCGCCTTCCGGGTGATCGCTATCCGCACCATGGTTAGCAGTCTCGTTTCCGGTGCGGTGGGGGTTTTCCTGGCCGTGCGGGGTTACGGCGTGTGGGCGTTGGTGTGGCAGCAACTGATCAACAATCTTCTGCTGATGCTGATTACGGTGATCTGGGCTCGCTGGCGCCCACGATTCCGGTTCTCAAGGACGGCGTGCAGAAAGATCTTTCAGTTCGCGTCGCCTATCCTCGGCGCGCAAGTGCTTGGCGCGGCCAGCGCCAAGATATTCGAACTCTTTGTCGGCATCTTCCTGGGGCCGGCAGCGCTGGGCTTTTTCAAGGTCGGCGGCCGGGCGATCTATATCCTTCAGGACATTGTGCTCAAGCCATTTGAACACACGCTGCTGTCGGCGCTCTCCCGCTTGCCAGGGCCGGAAGAGCAAGCACGAGGCACTCTGCGGGTGATTCGCATATCAGCCTACATCACCTTTCCGATTTTCTTCGGTGCGGCTGCGATAGCACCGGATTTCATTGTTTTCGCCTTCGGTTCGAAGTGGGAAGCCAGCGGCAACATCATGGCCATTATCGCCCTGGGTATACCGCCGTTCGTGGTCGGCACCCAGCTCAAAGGTATTCTGATGGCGGGCGGACACTCCCGGGTATTTTTCATGGTCGCTCTGGGCATGCTGTTGGCCAACGGCGTATTGGGTCTGGTCTCGGTACCGATGGGATTACTGATGGCCGCTTGCGGTTTCTCGCTGCGCAATTACATCTCTATGGTGTTTTATCTGCGGGCCTTCCGCCGGCTCTACAACGTACCGGCACTGTCGGTGGTGAAGACCGTTTCGCCCGCGTTCGTGGCCTCGGTCATCATGTGCCTTTGTGTGTTTACGATGGGCGGCTTGTTCCATGAGGATGCTCCGGGCGCCATCAAGCTCCTTGCGCTGTGCACGGCAGGCGCAGGCCTCTATCTGGTGCTCATGATCACGGTCTGCCGCCGGGAGACGGGGCATTTCTTCGAGGAAGGGATGGATATACTGCCGCATAAGATGCAGCCTCTGGCCCAGGCCATCCAGCGTTTCATCCGAGTCTAG
- a CDS encoding WecB/TagA/CpsF family glycosyltransferase — translation MTATAKQSRLPIGGLEVQALTFHDLSQRLVTAMDRGQQTALFFVNSNLVNKCDPLRKPLNSPDVVLVNDGIAMDIASWLVHRRRFPENLNGTDFTPALLEENARTSDRPWGVFLFGGQPGIAERAADKLRQSNVQVVGTSDGYNRDNDALIQSINASGADVVLVAMGNPLQERWIIEHRHALNARLLVGVGALLDFLAGDKPRAPMLLRRMHLEWAYRLSLEPRRLLRRYTVDMAVFLMRALRWSQGKRLASDGGK, via the coding sequence ATGACAGCCACGGCGAAACAGTCGCGCCTCCCCATCGGTGGACTCGAAGTACAGGCCCTGACTTTCCATGACTTGTCCCAGCGCCTTGTCACTGCAATGGATCGGGGCCAGCAGACAGCCCTGTTCTTCGTTAATAGCAATCTGGTCAACAAATGCGATCCCCTGCGGAAGCCATTGAATAGCCCGGATGTGGTGCTGGTCAACGACGGCATCGCCATGGATATCGCGAGTTGGCTGGTGCACCGGCGGCGCTTTCCCGAGAATCTCAACGGAACGGATTTTACGCCGGCGCTGCTGGAGGAAAATGCGCGCACGAGCGACCGGCCTTGGGGCGTTTTCCTGTTCGGTGGCCAACCCGGTATCGCCGAAAGAGCCGCCGATAAGCTACGGCAATCGAACGTTCAGGTGGTTGGCACCTCCGATGGCTACAACCGTGACAACGACGCGCTTATTCAATCGATCAACGCCTCCGGTGCCGATGTCGTTCTGGTGGCCATGGGGAACCCGCTGCAAGAGCGGTGGATTATCGAGCATCGCCACGCGCTCAACGCGCGCTTGTTGGTCGGCGTCGGTGCATTGCTGGATTTCCTGGCGGGGGACAAGCCCCGAGCGCCGATGCTGCTTCGCCGGATGCATCTGGAATGGGCCTACCGTTTGAGCCTTGAGCCGAGACGCCTGCTGCGTCGATACACCGTAGACATGGCGGTCTTCCTGATGCGTGCTTTACGTTGGTCGCAGGGAAAACGTTTGGCATCGGACGGCGGAAAATAG